The Salegentibacter mishustinae genome includes a window with the following:
- a CDS encoding lysophospholipid acyltransferase family protein, which yields MNILRTILTILWRIWFYILLVLPILVMFPVLVVFSSAERLYPKYYVCARIWAKCILYGMGFYPEIKRMQQLDPKKNYMLVANHTSMIDIMMMLVIIKQPFIFVGKRELAKIPVFGFFYRKTNITVDRNCAKSKQDVVTEARRRLDMGESICIFPEGGVPSDRSLVLDCFKDGAFRLAIAHQIPIVPITFYDNKKRFSYKFVSGSPGKLRVKIHEFITTKGMQPADRKNLRNQTRQVIFEELTKNLEQENPSK from the coding sequence ATGAACATCCTACGCACAATACTTACTATTTTATGGCGAATCTGGTTTTATATTTTACTCGTATTACCAATTTTAGTAATGTTTCCGGTGCTTGTTGTATTTTCTTCGGCAGAAAGGCTTTATCCTAAATATTATGTTTGTGCCCGTATTTGGGCTAAATGTATCTTATATGGAATGGGTTTTTATCCTGAAATTAAAAGGATGCAGCAACTTGACCCGAAGAAGAATTATATGTTAGTTGCTAATCATACTTCTATGATAGATATTATGATGATGCTGGTGATCATTAAGCAGCCATTTATTTTTGTAGGGAAAAGAGAACTTGCTAAAATTCCTGTTTTTGGATTTTTCTACCGAAAAACAAATATAACCGTAGATAGAAATTGCGCAAAAAGTAAGCAGGATGTGGTTACTGAAGCTCGCCGAAGATTAGATATGGGAGAGAGTATTTGCATTTTTCCCGAAGGAGGTGTGCCCAGTGACAGGTCTTTGGTTTTGGATTGTTTTAAAGATGGGGCTTTTAGATTAGCTATAGCTCATCAAATCCCTATTGTTCCCATAACCTTTTACGATAATAAAAAACGCTTTTCTTATAAATTCGTTTCTGGGTCCCCGGGGAAACTTCGCGTGAAAATTCATGAATTTATTACTACAAAAGGAATGCAACCCGCCGATAGAAAAAATTTAAGAAATCAAACGCGCCAGGTAATTTTTGAAGAGCTTACTAAAAACCTGGAGCAAGAAAATCCTTCAAAATAA
- the dprA gene encoding DNA-processing protein DprA — MSSEELQYVLALQHIPNLGDTLAKKLIRHFGSAKNVLQQKKQNLLKIDRIGGYRLRDFFDASHLKAAEEELKFIEKNQIKVLYFKDQDYPDNLKHCIDGPVVLFQRGNINLKKQKIVSVVGTRKITQSGVAFCEKFIEELSPLNPVIVSGFAYGVDITAQRAAVANKLQNIGCLAHGLNQIYPKVHQKYVASIEEHGGFFTDFWSSDKFDRNNFLKRNRIIAGLSEATVVIESAEKGGSLVTADIANSYNREVFAVPGRPSDKLSKGCNDLIKSQKAHLLNSAADLIYMLNWQPEESAKPVQKQLFVELDEEENNVLDFLQKEGKAQLDSIAINCNFPSYKTAGILINMELKGVVRPLPGKLFELI, encoded by the coding sequence ATGTCTTCTGAAGAATTACAGTATGTCCTGGCCTTGCAACATATTCCAAATCTGGGAGATACGCTTGCTAAGAAATTGATCAGGCATTTTGGATCGGCTAAAAATGTATTGCAGCAGAAAAAGCAGAATTTATTAAAAATAGATAGGATTGGTGGCTACCGTTTACGCGATTTTTTTGATGCCTCTCATCTCAAAGCCGCAGAGGAAGAGTTGAAATTCATTGAAAAGAATCAGATAAAAGTACTTTATTTTAAAGATCAGGATTATCCCGATAACCTAAAGCATTGCATAGATGGTCCGGTGGTACTTTTCCAAAGAGGGAATATCAATTTAAAGAAACAAAAAATTGTTAGTGTAGTAGGTACCCGTAAGATCACGCAAAGTGGTGTGGCTTTTTGCGAAAAATTTATAGAAGAATTGAGTCCGTTAAATCCTGTGATCGTTTCTGGCTTCGCCTATGGAGTTGATATTACCGCACAAAGGGCAGCAGTGGCCAATAAATTGCAGAATATAGGTTGCCTGGCACATGGTTTAAATCAAATTTATCCAAAAGTGCATCAAAAATATGTAGCCTCAATAGAAGAGCATGGCGGGTTCTTTACCGATTTCTGGAGCAGTGACAAATTTGATAGGAATAATTTCTTAAAACGAAACCGAATCATCGCCGGTCTAAGCGAAGCAACTGTAGTGATAGAAAGTGCTGAAAAAGGTGGTTCGCTGGTTACTGCAGATATTGCAAATTCTTATAACCGGGAAGTCTTTGCTGTGCCGGGAAGGCCTTCAGACAAATTGAGTAAAGGCTGTAATGATCTTATAAAATCTCAAAAGGCCCATTTATTGAATTCTGCAGCAGATTTGATCTATATGCTAAATTGGCAACCGGAAGAATCAGCGAAACCGGTACAAAAACAACTGTTTGTAGAGCTTGATGAGGAAGAAAATAATGTTTTAGATTTTCTGCAAAAGGAAGGGAAAGCCCAGTTAGATAGCATTGCGATAAACTGTAACTTTCCCTCTTATAAAACTGCGGGTATTTTAATTAATATGGAATTAAAAGGCGTGGTACGCCCATTACCCGGTAAATTATTTGAATTGATCTAG
- a CDS encoding HU domain-containing protein, which yields MKIANYIQDLLYRYECVILPGFGAFLSQKEPAFIDKDTQTFHPPKKVVSFNSQLRKNDGLLANYIAAAQKVSYTTSVNMIADFVEKLEESFKEDGKVELENIGRFFYSEEKLQFEPFEHVNYLTDSFGLDSFKTSAISRETYKKQVEELEEKAPILFTPERRRKTPAYLKYAAIGLIALGISGFAGLNIYSSQVSKHNIAEQQQAQEQLQEQIQQATFVIDNPLPAVTFNVAKQTGSYHIVAGAFRVEENAKTKVAELRKEGFKAHLLGENKYGLHQVVYASHEKRRDAINMLREVKSINEAAWLLVQEL from the coding sequence ATGAAGATAGCTAACTACATCCAGGATTTACTTTATCGTTATGAATGCGTAATTCTGCCAGGCTTTGGGGCTTTTTTATCCCAAAAAGAACCGGCATTTATAGACAAAGACACCCAAACTTTCCATCCACCCAAAAAAGTGGTTTCTTTTAATTCGCAATTAAGGAAGAACGATGGGCTTTTGGCAAACTATATTGCTGCAGCGCAAAAAGTATCTTATACTACTTCAGTAAATATGATTGCTGATTTTGTAGAAAAACTGGAAGAATCTTTTAAAGAGGATGGCAAGGTTGAGCTGGAAAATATTGGACGTTTCTTTTATTCGGAAGAAAAACTTCAGTTTGAACCTTTTGAGCACGTAAATTATCTAACCGATTCTTTTGGACTGGATAGCTTTAAAACTTCAGCAATTAGCCGCGAAACTTATAAGAAGCAAGTGGAAGAGCTGGAAGAAAAAGCTCCTATCCTATTTACCCCTGAAAGAAGAAGAAAAACTCCTGCTTATCTTAAATATGCCGCTATAGGTCTTATTGCTTTAGGAATTTCGGGCTTTGCAGGATTAAATATTTATAGTAGCCAGGTTTCCAAACACAATATAGCCGAGCAACAACAAGCCCAGGAACAACTTCAGGAGCAAATTCAGCAGGCTACTTTTGTTATTGATAATCCTTTACCGGCAGTTACTTTTAACGTAGCTAAACAAACCGGAAGCTATCATATTGTAGCCGGGGCATTCCGTGTAGAAGAAAATGCTAAAACCAAAGTTGCTGAACTTAGAAAAGAAGGTTTTAAAGCTCATCTTCTTGGCGAGAACAAATATGGATTACACCAGGTAGTTTATGCCAGTCACGAAAAAAGAAGAGACGCCATAAATATGTTGCGTGAAGTAAAATCCATCAATGAAGCTGCGTGGCTATTAGTTCAGGAACTTTAA
- a CDS encoding acyl-CoA thioesterase: MQAKHPEESRTTLTDLVLPSETNPLNNLFGGELLARMDRAASIAARRHSRRIVVTASVNHVAFNKAVPLGSVVTVEAAVSRAFKSSMEIFIDVWVEDRESGNRSKANEAIYTFVAVDETGSPVAVPPLDPETELEKERYEAALRRKQLSLVLAGKMKPNEATELKALFES, from the coding sequence ATGCAGGCAAAACACCCAGAAGAATCCAGAACTACTTTAACCGACTTGGTTTTACCCAGTGAAACCAATCCCCTAAACAATCTATTTGGTGGTGAGTTACTTGCCAGGATGGATCGTGCTGCCAGCATTGCTGCAAGAAGGCACAGTCGCCGTATTGTGGTTACCGCATCGGTAAACCATGTAGCGTTTAATAAAGCTGTTCCTTTGGGAAGTGTGGTAACGGTAGAAGCTGCAGTTTCCAGGGCTTTTAAATCTTCTATGGAGATCTTTATTGATGTTTGGGTGGAAGATCGCGAAAGCGGAAACCGCTCTAAGGCCAATGAAGCCATCTATACGTTTGTAGCCGTAGACGAAACGGGTTCTCCTGTTGCCGTTCCTCCTTTAGATCCCGAAACAGAGCTGGAAAAAGAGCGCTATGAAGCAGCTTTAAGAAGAAAGCAACTTAGCTTGGTACTTGCAGGAAAAATGAAGCCAAATGAAGCTACAGAACTCAAAGCTTTATTTGAGAGTTAG
- the trpS gene encoding tryptophan--tRNA ligase, producing the protein MSRILTGVQSTGTPHLGNLLGAILPAIEMANKPNNDSFIFIADMHSLTQIKNAETLRNNTYSVAATWLACGIDIEKTVFYRQSDIPQTAELSWYLSCFFPYQRLTLAHSFKDKSDRLEDVNAGLFTYPMLMAADILLYDAEVVPVGKDQLQHLEITRDVASRFHSKMGEAFVIPEAKVQENTMYVPGTDGAKMSKSKGNTINLFVTDKKLRKQIMAIDTDSTPLEEPKNPDTCNVFALYKLVATDAQIAEMRKNYEAGGFGYGHAKQALYELLLEQFETPRKKYEYYMNNLEEIDKALEVGAEKARNVANQVINRVRKKVGY; encoded by the coding sequence ATGTCCAGAATTCTTACAGGAGTACAAAGTACAGGAACTCCACACTTAGGAAATTTATTGGGAGCAATTTTACCGGCTATAGAAATGGCCAATAAACCCAATAACGATTCTTTTATTTTTATTGCAGATATGCATTCGCTAACCCAAATAAAAAATGCCGAAACTTTAAGAAACAACACCTATTCTGTAGCGGCAACCTGGCTTGCTTGCGGTATAGATATTGAAAAAACCGTTTTTTACCGACAAAGCGATATTCCGCAAACGGCAGAGCTTTCCTGGTATTTAAGTTGCTTTTTTCCTTATCAACGCTTAACCTTAGCGCATTCTTTTAAAGATAAGTCAGATAGGTTAGAAGATGTGAATGCCGGGCTTTTTACCTATCCAATGTTAATGGCAGCAGATATTTTACTGTATGATGCCGAAGTTGTACCCGTAGGAAAAGACCAGCTTCAGCATTTAGAAATCACGCGTGATGTAGCTTCACGTTTTCATTCTAAAATGGGCGAAGCTTTTGTAATTCCTGAAGCGAAAGTTCAGGAAAACACCATGTACGTTCCTGGAACCGATGGCGCCAAAATGAGCAAATCTAAAGGCAACACCATAAATTTATTTGTAACCGATAAAAAACTAAGGAAGCAAATTATGGCTATTGACACCGATAGCACACCTCTCGAAGAACCAAAAAACCCTGATACCTGTAATGTTTTTGCACTTTATAAATTAGTGGCTACAGATGCACAAATCGCTGAAATGCGCAAGAATTATGAAGCGGGTGGCTTTGGATACGGGCACGCTAAACAAGCTTTATACGAATTGCTTCTAGAGCAGTTTGAAACTCCCAGAAAAAAGTATGAATATTATATGAATAACCTGGAAGAGATTGACAAAGCCCTGGAAGTCGGTGCCGAAAAAGCCAGAAATGTAGCTAATCAGGTTATAAACAGGGTAAGGAAAAAAGTAGGTTACTAG